In Streptomyces sp. NBC_01439, the following are encoded in one genomic region:
- a CDS encoding TetR/AcrR family transcriptional regulator, producing the protein MWRMARPRKPLLSRDRIIEAAGALVDAEGLEAVSTRRLAAALGVSGPSLYNHFRTKDEILDAVADAVSARVDLSMFDGGQDWRAALHAWAHSYRDALADHPNIVPVLARGPGRRPAGLRVADAVFGAMTAAGWPVAQATRIGALMRYFILGSAVASFAGGFVDDRTAYDPSDYPHLGQAHLLAERGREVDEDAFETGLAALLDGLALRYEALQEVA; encoded by the coding sequence ATGTGGCGCATGGCCAGACCGCGCAAGCCCCTCCTCAGCCGGGACCGCATCATCGAGGCGGCCGGCGCCCTGGTGGACGCGGAGGGACTGGAGGCGGTGTCGACGCGGCGGCTGGCGGCCGCGCTCGGGGTCAGCGGGCCCTCGCTCTACAACCACTTCCGCACCAAGGACGAGATCCTGGACGCGGTGGCGGACGCGGTGAGCGCACGGGTGGACCTGTCGATGTTCGACGGCGGCCAGGACTGGCGGGCGGCCCTGCACGCGTGGGCGCACTCCTACCGGGACGCCCTGGCGGACCACCCGAACATCGTGCCGGTGCTGGCGCGCGGGCCGGGCCGCCGGCCGGCCGGACTGCGGGTGGCGGACGCGGTGTTCGGGGCGATGACGGCGGCGGGCTGGCCGGTGGCACAGGCGACCCGGATCGGCGCACTGATGCGGTACTTCATCCTGGGCTCGGCGGTGGCCTCCTTCGCCGGGGGATTCGTGGACGACCGCACGGCATACGACCCGTCGGACTACCCACACCTGGGCCAGGCCCACCTGCTCGCGGAGCGCGGCCGCGAGGTGGACGAGGACGCCTTCGAGACGGGCCTGGCTGCGCTGCTGGACGGACTGGCCCTGCGGTACGAGGCGTTGCAGGAGGTGGCGTGA